GGCTGTAAAAGATAAAGTCGCCAAGGCCCAGCTTGAATGGAGTGGCGTGCTGCACCGTCCACATGAAGGACtcggctgccgttgccggcacacgcgccgaGCTCGCTGTTGCAGGCTGCGTAATCGGAACAATGCTGTGTGCACTGCTGTAGACGAATCCGGGTATCGGCTCGTCGCGTTCCTGAGCTATCTTGATTAGCCGATGCAGTGGCCCCTGCTGCCAGAGAACTGCAAGAATGTCGTACGTGGCGATGCAGATCAGCAACGACCACGTCGACCAttccggcagcgccgtcagcgacCACGCAGTCAAGATGGAGGCGATGACCAAATACACCTGCGTCACAGTAGGGTGAGAGTAGTAAAAGAGGGCGATGAGGCCCACCACGCCGAAGTTCCACACAAAGATGCCCATCGAAATGACGTTGTAAGGGATTTGGAAATATGTGCAGAACAAGTCCAGCCAAATCCACAGCAGCATAAAAAACATTGACACTGCCGAAAACGCCAGCCAGCCATACAATACAAACTGGAGATGGAAGTGATAGAGCAGCACAGTTGCAAAAGTTGCGGCCACGACGCACCCAACGACGATCAGGGCCGCCACCAGTGAGTACACAAACTTCTCGCCCGCAGTGGCCGCGTCATTCTCGTTTACCACcaccggcagaggcggcaccTGGCTGTTCACGTAGATAGGCGAGAGGCATGAGAGGCTCCACACCACGGCCAACATGGTGGCAGTCACAGGTACGACAAGCGACACAAACCGGATACCCACGCCACGTGAGAGGTGTGCGTCGTCTAAGAGAGGCCTGCTCGACATGTTTGCAACACTACGATGCGCAGAACAGAAGACAAGTACGGGCGGCTTTAACCGGCAAGCAGCAAACCATATTTCACACCGGTGGAGCGTGGAGTCGCATTGAGCGCTTCCTAAACTGCACACAGGCAGGGAACAGGAGGACAAGAGTCAGTGTTTACACATTTGTGTATGTGGATGTGCGTGGAGGGTGAGAACAGCAAGGAGTTAGAGGTAaacggagagcgagaaggaaaCGGAAAGAGGGTGACGT
The sequence above is drawn from the Leishmania donovani BPK282A1 complete genome, chromosome 15 genome and encodes:
- a CDS encoding presenilin-like aspartic peptidase, putative is translated as MSSRPLLDDAHLSRGVGIRFVSLVVPVTATMLAVVWSLSCLSPIYVNSQVPPLPVVVNENDAATAGEKFVYSLVAALIVVGCVVAATFATVLLYHFHLQFVLYGWLAFSAVSMFFMLLWIWLDLFCTYFQIPYNVISMGIFVWNFGVVGLIALFYYSHPTVTQVYLVIASILTAWSLTALPEWSTWSLLICIATYDILAVLWQQGPLHRLIKIAQERDEPIPGFVYSSAHSIVPITQPATASSARVPATAAESFMWTVQHATPFKLGLGDFIFYSLLVGRASFSGFVSWSFCMVSILAGMLGTLLSLLLFRNSLRALPALPCSIFLSTVVFVLCRLIVESLSSFTSHHLLVL